In Pseudonocardia sp. DSM 110487, the sequence GCAATGCGGCTTGCCTCGCAGATGAACAGTGCGTTCCCCGTGGACATCGCAATGAGGGATGTCATCACCGCCTCGACGATCGACGAACTGAGTTCGATCGTCGAGACACGGTTGCGGCCGGAGGCAGATGTTGACGTCGACATCACCGCCATCGCGACCGTGCTCCAACAGTCCCAGAACGGGCGCTACCTGTTCTGTGCACATGCGAAGTACGGATATTCCTCGCCGTACTCGACGTTGTCGGAGTACGTGCCGGTCGGTCTGGGCCTCGTCGGACTGGACGACCCGGCCCACGCCGGGATCGACGTCGAGTTCGCCGATATCGATGACCTCGCCTCGACATACGCCGATGCGATCCAGCGCCTACAGCAGAACGGGCCTTACGACCTGCTGGGATGGTCGTTCGGCGGGCACATCATGTTCGCCGTTGCCCGCGAACTGACTTCGCGAGGTGAGGCAGTCTCCACCTTGACCATCGTGGACACCGCACCGACAAGCAACCACAGCGGGACTGACCTCGTGACACGAGATCGGTCCACCGACTCGGCACGTGAGGAATTGGTCAACGTGCTTGGCGCAGACACCGCGAATGAGATATTGTCGGATAAGAAGCAGCTTGCCGCGATCACAGCGGCAGGAAGCCGGTGCGAAGTCATGATGTCTGAACCCACCCGAGGGCATCTCGATCTCCGCGCGTTGGTGATCGCGTCAAACACGGTGGGTCGACGCCGTGCATCGGAGGCCGATCTCCACGGCCGGGAGCGCTGGCGCAGTCATTTGCCCAACTCGTCCGTCATCGTGATCGACGACGAGAACCACTATTCGCTGATGCGGGGTGACTCGGGCGTGCCGAAGTGGGGCCCACAGCTCGAGCTTCTTCTGACGGAAAATGTCACGACGAGCAAGGATGTGCGATGACCCTTAGCGCAATGCGGATCGAAGCGGACGTCGCGGATGTCCTCCGCGTCGACGTCGGCGACCTGGACCGCGAAGAGGACCTTCGCGACCAAGGACTCGACTCGGTTCGAATGATGGACCTGCTGGAGCGATGGCGACGTGCGGGCGCCAAGGACATCGACTTCATCACGTTGGCCGAGGATCCACGGCTCTCGCGCTGGACGAAGATGTTCGGCGTAACGGGTGAGGGAGTGGAAGAGTGATGTACTCACTCGGGCATTCGCTGCATTGACAGCTCTATATTGCTGCTGCGCGCGATCACCTGAGGAGCCGACGCCCTGGGGCGGCCTCAGGTGATCGCGGCTGCGTCTTGCAGGCTGTCGAACAGAGCCGCGCGGCGCATGTAGGCACGAGCGCTGTCGAGATCCTCGGCCGTGCGGCGTAATGTGTCGAAGTTCTGTCGACGTACCGCGGGGTCACGCTCCTCCAGGAGCCGCTTGTTGGCGATCGTCTGAGCCTGTACGTAGTTCACCGCGGCGTGCCGACGCTGGCGGCTGTACAGGTCGAGCAGATCGTCGCCGGCCGCACGGTGGATCACCTGAGCGAGTTTCTCCGCAAGGTTGATGGCGTCATGGATACCGCCGTTCATGCCCATGCCACCGATCGGGTTGTTGACGTGCGCGCTGTCGCCGGCCAGCAGGATGCGGCCCTTGCGGAACGTCGCGGCCACGCGCTGATTGACTCGGTACACGCTCACGTACTCGACGTGGTAGGGGCCCGTCTTCGGGAAGAACTTCTGCAGCCGTTCCTCGACGCGCGCCGGCGACAACGCGGTGGCGTCGTCCTCGTCGTGGCCAATCGGCAGGATCACCCGCCAGAGCCCTTCGGGTGTCTCCCCGCGTACCTTGAAGAGGTTGGCCCACTCGTCGGGGTCGGAGAAGTAGTTGCGCAGCGACAGGTTG encodes:
- a CDS encoding phosphopantetheine-binding protein, with translation MRIEADVADVLRVDVGDLDREEDLRDQGLDSVRMMDLLERWRRAGAKDIDFITLAEDPRLSRWTKMFGVTGEGVEE
- a CDS encoding NAD(P)/FAD-dependent oxidoreductase; this encodes MISPQSTTRVIIVGAGPVGMICALALNRRGIPVAVFESEPAPVKDQRAATIHPSTLEMLDELGITEKIRAHSLVSSTYRFHDRPTGSLVAEFDLGRLENEIRFPYVLQYEQYKLTASIAEEYANESDFDVRFSHTLVGLTEAANGIEAEYTSPAGAERMTAAYVIGCDGGRSTVRKLAGIEFEGFTYPERFIKIATSFDFTTVTSNLSLRNYFSDPDEWANLFKVRGETPEGLWRVILPIGHDEDDATALSPARVEERLQKFFPKTGPYHVEYVSVYRVNQRVAATFRKGRILLAGDSAHVNNPIGGMGMNGGIHDAINLAEKLAQVIHRAAGDDLLDLYSRQRRHAAVNYVQAQTIANKRLLEERDPAVRRQNFDTLRRTAEDLDSARAYMRRAALFDSLQDAAAIT